From Halapricum desulfuricans, a single genomic window includes:
- a CDS encoding type II/IV secretion system ATPase subunit → MAIDDTDGGEGEATHSDDDRLLQDVSAGGEYDWTDFRREFHDGGRFDRSKYLGFDPQHTGDRLEDGATAGKTLDRHWQSFLDLDTTPVAKGEYFWEHFKREYYYESGDEPPRDGDGNKIPFEPEEYLGFDPDETESRLSGAQDDAATLKSLVDERTVDVNEELDEDSFFSTMEGHTTVVNRYDLEKAVPMEKKQHFDEVERYWVNKPYACAIVFHSRKENERKYYVVQPHLNPIEEDLRDFLSRKLRTAIKYADDEIAVDGSQAERANVIQRETEKLLERYDLYSGPTSNGTGQLGKLKKFLGMDLDVEASSGELEGIKTRPEPAVLADDPKTLTEYQIEKLLYYLKRDFIGYAKIDPIKHDINVEDVSCDGYNSRVFVYHTEYENIISNVEHGESELDDFVVKLAQRSGKGISKRQPQVDATLPDGSRAQLTLGKEVSDHGTNYTIRQFKDVPFTPIDLINWNTFSLDEMAFLWLCIENNKSMIFAGGTASGKTTSLNAISLFIPSNSKIVSIEDTREVELPQRNWVASVTRPSFGQDDTGDVDEFDLLEAALRQRPDYIVMGEVRGEEGRTLFQVMSTGHTTYTTFHADSVGEVIKRFTTDPINVSKTLFTALDLVSIQTQTRVDGSKVRRNKTLTEINEYTPENDEINVRDVYQWQADTDQFIQMGNSNTLEEIKFDRGWGQDRLDEELFKRKVVLAYLIEQNLNTYTEVAATLQAFINDPNTIMTLIANDQLERSLEDLREMESVQIEVDAEKEELVPRPDPGEEILGEAEEILDNADPLFRQLRSEETSDIVEALTGVEPDDDIEVDSETTEETDFGQFVPKAGAEASEEE, encoded by the coding sequence ATGGCAATCGATGACACTGACGGGGGAGAGGGTGAGGCGACTCACTCCGACGACGATCGGTTACTACAGGACGTCAGTGCCGGAGGGGAGTACGACTGGACTGATTTCAGACGGGAGTTCCACGACGGTGGACGGTTCGACCGAAGCAAGTATCTCGGATTCGATCCACAGCATACGGGCGACCGTCTCGAAGACGGGGCAACGGCTGGCAAGACACTCGATCGACACTGGCAGTCGTTTCTCGATCTCGACACGACCCCGGTCGCCAAGGGCGAGTATTTCTGGGAACACTTCAAACGGGAGTATTACTACGAGAGCGGCGACGAGCCCCCGCGCGACGGCGACGGGAACAAGATCCCGTTCGAGCCCGAGGAGTACCTCGGATTCGATCCGGACGAGACCGAGTCGCGGCTCAGTGGCGCACAGGACGACGCCGCGACGCTCAAATCGCTCGTCGACGAGCGCACGGTCGACGTCAACGAAGAGCTCGACGAGGACAGCTTCTTCTCGACGATGGAGGGCCATACGACGGTCGTCAACCGCTATGACCTGGAGAAGGCCGTCCCGATGGAGAAAAAACAGCACTTCGACGAGGTCGAGCGCTACTGGGTGAACAAACCCTACGCGTGTGCGATCGTCTTCCATTCGCGAAAGGAGAACGAGCGGAAATACTACGTCGTCCAGCCCCACCTGAATCCGATTGAGGAGGACCTTCGTGACTTTCTCTCCAGAAAGCTTCGAACGGCGATCAAGTACGCCGACGACGAGATCGCAGTCGACGGCTCGCAGGCCGAGCGCGCGAACGTGATCCAGCGCGAGACGGAAAAGCTACTCGAGCGCTACGACCTCTATAGCGGCCCGACGTCTAACGGTACCGGCCAGCTCGGGAAACTGAAGAAGTTCCTCGGGATGGACCTCGATGTCGAGGCGTCCTCCGGCGAGCTCGAGGGGATCAAAACGCGGCCCGAGCCGGCTGTTCTCGCTGACGACCCCAAGACGCTCACGGAGTACCAGATCGAGAAGCTGCTGTACTATCTCAAGCGCGATTTCATCGGCTACGCGAAGATCGATCCGATCAAACACGACATCAACGTCGAGGACGTCTCCTGTGACGGGTACAACTCCCGGGTGTTCGTCTATCACACCGAGTACGAGAACATCATCTCCAACGTCGAACACGGCGAATCGGAACTGGACGACTTCGTCGTGAAACTCGCCCAGCGCTCGGGCAAGGGCATCTCCAAGCGCCAGCCACAGGTCGACGCGACGCTGCCGGACGGCTCGCGCGCCCAGCTCACGCTCGGCAAGGAGGTCTCCGATCACGGGACCAACTACACGATCCGCCAGTTCAAGGACGTCCCCTTCACCCCGATCGACCTCATCAACTGGAACACCTTCTCGCTCGACGAGATGGCGTTTCTCTGGCTGTGTATCGAGAACAACAAATCGATGATCTTCGCCGGGGGGACCGCCTCGGGGAAGACGACCAGCCTGAACGCCATCTCGCTGTTCATCCCGAGCAACTCCAAAATCGTCTCCATCGAGGACACTCGCGAGGTCGAGTTGCCCCAGCGAAACTGGGTCGCGAGCGTCACTCGGCCTTCATTCGGGCAGGACGATACCGGCGACGTCGACGAGTTCGACCTGCTGGAGGCCGCACTGCGTCAGCGTCCCGACTACATCGTCATGGGCGAGGTCCGTGGTGAGGAAGGTCGGACGCTGTTCCAGGTCATGTCGACCGGCCACACGACCTACACCACGTTCCACGCCGACTCGGTGGGCGAGGTCATCAAGCGATTCACGACCGACCCGATCAACGTCTCGAAGACGCTGTTCACCGCGCTGGATCTGGTCAGCATCCAGACTCAGACCCGGGTCGACGGGTCGAAAGTTCGCCGGAACAAGACTCTGACCGAGATCAACGAGTACACGCCCGAAAACGACGAGATCAACGTCCGGGACGTCTACCAGTGGCAGGCCGATACCGACCAGTTCATCCAGATGGGTAACTCGAACACCCTGGAGGAGATCAAGTTCGACCGCGGGTGGGGACAGGACCGGCTGGACGAGGAGCTGTTCAAGCGCAAGGTCGTGCTGGCGTATCTCATCGAGCAGAACCTCAACACCTACACGGAGGTCGCCGCGACGCTGCAGGCGTTCATCAACGACCCGAACACGATCATGACGCTGATCGCCAACGACCAGCTCGAGCGGAGCCTCGAGGACCTGCGGGAGATGGAATCCGTGCAGATCGAGGTCGACGCCGAAAAGGAGGAACTCGTCCCCCGGCCGGATCCGGGCGAGGAGATCCTCGGGGAGGCCGAGGAGATCCTCGACAACGCGGATCCGCTGTTCCGTCAGCTCCGCTCGGAGGAAACGTCGGATATCGTCGAGGCGCTCACCGGCGTCGAACCGGACGACGATATCGAGGTCGACAGCGAGACGACGGAGGAGACTGATTTCGGCCAGTTCGTGCCCAAGGCCGGCGCGGAGGCGTCTGAGGAAGAATGA
- a CDS encoding type II secretion system F family protein, translated as MSLDTRTSEATLGSSSTLGDTFYPLYQWLFDEEGDFVANVEDKLAEARMADNVEMFLSRALAVGVISGFALWLVGSLLGYLIVSMLLPEDWLILGIDLGQYNQLVNTLKFPAIILVTGLFFGAIGFTIGFGSLVSIPYFRSNARKREINVLLSDSISFMYALSVGGLNQLEILEAMAAAEDTYGEVAQEFQSIVLETEYFDTDYRTAIRNQALQTPSDELSQFLTDMLSIINSGGDMTSFLEDQKNKHMRTAKQEQQKLLETLELFGEMYMTISLFPLLLIIILVIMNMMGNGNPMLMYGTVYGLIPLTSMAFLVLVSTVTQDTVGDGYLEATRGDGGQPTKSGVLNLGLVKQFTGEYSVFDRVKNREGSYQVGEIVRQPHIFFRDNPLYVLGLTVPISLLALGLSIVAGWAALPFPFQTADGTGFFSAMAEDPIQQTFFWVYLPMYINFIPLAIFYEWNQRYRKSVIGKLSENLRKLASANDTGMTLLESINVVADTSTGRLADELDTIHAKTNYGTSLKQSLREFNNKFHVPRMARTVKLISEAQEASSQIQDVLSTAAQASENQDDIERDRKSRTRMQVVIIIMTYLTLLGVIALLKMQFLDTMQGLESASSGSGAQGGQFSVDSLGPLSMLFFHAVTLQAILSSFIAGYIRDVNLVSGVKYAVILSTIALVVWIAVGGSDTAVGSNETAEAALALLVVGPIGHDLRRLRTRVTQLWDGDDS; from the coding sequence ATGAGTCTCGACACGCGCACCTCGGAGGCGACACTCGGCAGTTCCAGTACCCTCGGAGACACGTTTTATCCGCTGTACCAGTGGCTGTTCGACGAGGAGGGCGATTTCGTCGCCAACGTCGAAGACAAGCTCGCGGAGGCGCGGATGGCGGACAACGTCGAGATGTTCCTCTCGCGTGCGCTCGCGGTCGGCGTCATCTCCGGGTTCGCGCTGTGGCTCGTCGGTTCGCTGCTGGGCTATCTCATCGTCTCGATGCTATTGCCCGAGGACTGGCTCATCCTCGGTATCGACCTGGGTCAGTACAACCAGCTCGTGAACACGCTAAAATTCCCGGCGATCATTCTCGTAACGGGCCTGTTTTTCGGTGCGATCGGCTTTACTATCGGTTTCGGCTCGCTGGTGTCGATCCCGTACTTCCGGTCGAACGCCCGCAAGCGAGAGATCAACGTGCTGCTCTCCGATTCGATTTCGTTCATGTACGCGTTGTCGGTCGGGGGGCTCAACCAGCTGGAGATCCTCGAAGCGATGGCCGCGGCCGAGGACACCTACGGCGAAGTCGCCCAGGAGTTCCAGTCGATCGTTCTCGAAACCGAATACTTCGACACCGACTACCGGACGGCGATTCGCAACCAGGCGCTGCAAACACCGAGCGACGAGCTCAGTCAGTTCCTGACGGACATGCTCTCGATCATCAACTCCGGCGGGGACATGACGAGCTTCCTGGAGGATCAAAAGAACAAGCACATGCGGACTGCCAAGCAGGAACAACAGAAGCTGCTGGAGACGCTGGAGCTGTTCGGCGAGATGTACATGACGATCTCGCTGTTCCCGCTGCTTTTGATCATCATTCTGGTCATCATGAACATGATGGGCAACGGGAACCCGATGCTCATGTACGGGACCGTCTACGGACTGATCCCGTTGACGAGCATGGCGTTCCTGGTGTTGGTGTCGACAGTGACACAGGACACGGTCGGCGACGGTTACCTCGAAGCGACACGTGGTGACGGTGGCCAGCCGACGAAATCCGGCGTTCTCAATCTGGGACTGGTCAAGCAGTTCACCGGCGAATATAGCGTCTTCGACCGGGTCAAGAACCGCGAGGGCTCCTATCAGGTCGGGGAAATCGTTCGGCAACCGCATATCTTCTTCCGGGACAACCCGCTGTACGTACTCGGACTGACCGTCCCGATATCCCTGCTCGCGCTCGGTCTGTCGATCGTCGCCGGGTGGGCGGCACTGCCGTTCCCGTTTCAGACGGCCGACGGCACCGGATTCTTCTCCGCGATGGCCGAGGACCCGATCCAGCAGACGTTCTTCTGGGTCTACCTGCCGATGTACATCAACTTCATTCCGCTGGCGATCTTCTACGAGTGGAACCAGCGATACCGGAAGTCCGTGATCGGCAAGCTCTCGGAAAACCTCCGCAAACTCGCCAGCGCGAACGACACCGGCATGACGTTGCTGGAGTCGATCAACGTCGTCGCCGACACCTCGACGGGCCGGCTGGCCGACGAGCTCGATACGATTCACGCGAAGACGAACTACGGGACGAGCCTCAAGCAGAGCCTCCGGGAGTTCAACAACAAGTTCCACGTCCCGCGGATGGCCCGGACGGTGAAGCTGATCAGTGAGGCACAGGAGGCCTCCAGCCAGATCCAGGACGTTCTCTCGACGGCAGCACAGGCCAGCGAGAATCAGGACGACATCGAACGCGATCGCAAGTCCCGCACGCGGATGCAAGTCGTGATCATCATCATGACGTATCTCACGCTGCTGGGCGTGATCGCGCTCCTGAAGATGCAGTTCCTGGATACGATGCAGGGGCTGGAATCGGCGTCGTCCGGCAGCGGCGCACAGGGTGGCCAGTTCTCGGTCGATTCGCTGGGACCGCTATCGATGCTGTTCTTCCACGCGGTGACACTCCAGGCGATCCTCTCGTCGTTTATCGCAGGCTATATTAGGGATGTCAACCTGGTATCAGGCGTCAAGTACGCGGTGATCCTCTCGACCATCGCGCTGGTGGTCTGGATCGCCGTCGGTGGCAGCGATACGGCTGTCGGATCGAACGAGACGGCCGAGGCAGCACTCGCACTGCTGGTGGTGGGCCCGATCGGTCACGATCTGCGGCGACTTCGAACACGGGTAACTCAGCTATGGGACGGGGACGATTCCTGA
- a CDS encoding DUF7287 family protein: protein MGRGRFLTDERGQTLQDYVVGVVVVLLATFFVIAYLPNVFASYDSPTDGIRSSQADRVAEYILTNYSVEDQSHELRYDGPGGLHDTLSTEAGMNALRDQTSLNTSTDRRLPPDIQVFLVNASTLSDRDELVPAVHRGNTLSYGDTYRGQAAARSIRVVTMDNETICDPSCWLVVRVW from the coding sequence ATGGGACGGGGACGATTCCTGACGGACGAGCGGGGACAGACACTCCAAGACTATGTCGTCGGCGTGGTCGTCGTCCTCCTCGCGACGTTTTTCGTCATCGCGTATCTGCCGAACGTGTTCGCGTCTTACGACAGCCCGACCGACGGGATCCGTTCGAGCCAGGCCGATAGGGTGGCCGAATATATCCTCACGAACTACAGCGTCGAGGACCAGTCACACGAACTCAGGTACGATGGCCCGGGGGGCCTTCACGACACACTTTCGACCGAAGCCGGAATGAACGCGCTTCGCGATCAGACGTCGTTGAATACGAGTACGGATCGACGGCTCCCACCCGATATCCAGGTGTTTCTGGTCAATGCGTCCACGCTGTCCGACCGGGACGAACTGGTTCCGGCAGTCCATCGGGGAAACACGCTATCGTACGGTGATACGTACCGTGGTCAGGCTGCTGCACGTTCGATCAGGGTGGTTACAATGGACAACGAGACAATCTGTGATCCGAGCTGCTGGCTCGTCGTGAGGGTGTGGTGA
- a CDS encoding DUF7288 family protein codes for MTDRRGQAYTLEGMFSAIVVLTALLYGLQAVDVGPWTSEAASETSSLETRAQDALDIAASEGSLSNVTRCYGVNPESTGGYVFSGQIAGPDATTFERLLNTTFDERNRNYNVYLYYWDEETGQKERELVSMNRTAADSGVVAPTDSSVVASRTVVLYDDMPTRFGSDPKCGRTGATLEDYSERHGWYVEDIAPNSPVYNVVEVRVVVW; via the coding sequence ATGACTGACAGACGTGGACAGGCGTATACGCTGGAAGGCATGTTCAGTGCGATCGTCGTGCTGACTGCCCTCCTCTACGGGTTACAGGCAGTGGACGTCGGCCCCTGGACGAGCGAAGCCGCGAGCGAAACGAGTTCGCTCGAGACCCGGGCACAGGACGCGCTGGATATCGCCGCTTCGGAGGGAAGTCTCAGCAACGTCACGCGGTGTTACGGCGTCAACCCCGAATCGACTGGCGGGTACGTTTTCTCCGGACAGATAGCGGGGCCGGATGCGACCACGTTCGAGCGCCTGTTGAACACAACCTTCGACGAGCGAAACCGCAACTACAACGTGTATCTCTACTACTGGGACGAGGAGACCGGGCAGAAAGAGCGAGAACTGGTCTCGATGAATCGAACGGCGGCCGATTCCGGCGTCGTCGCTCCGACTGATTCTTCGGTCGTTGCGAGCCGAACTGTCGTCCTCTACGACGATATGCCGACGCGGTTCGGCAGCGATCCGAAGTGTGGACGGACGGGGGCGACGTTGGAAGACTACTCGGAGAGACATGGCTGGTACGTCGAAGACATCGCTCCGAACTCCCCGGTTTACAACGTCGTCGAAGTGCGGGTGGTTGTATGGTGA
- a CDS encoding DUF7261 family protein, with amino-acid sequence MVTGPSDERGQLLLVGAVAIALVVVGGVVLLNGMKYTDTVGTSGTDDAISDSERTVEMAESDLDGLVDRVGSDTSLLTFEEHLQRNVSQLSRVYTRLAADRRSAYLNISVNTTASGSGWLLNQSTEGQFEGEDGAQNWTVVSDATVTEPFRIIVDEWPDATGNGSDAKESPLYINVTDDNGHWWSLKLNDSGGGSAEGKQVSVYTDRGLQEAYREDDVSWIGDDGPYEIDVTAGRIDTAATAEPVTGLWTFAANVSTPYDISFRDGFPGSGEGGGEKSATGRYRIATDGVAAAEIPDSVNATEIPVFHPAFDIYYHQPEIQYTRTISVTYHPGGDVE; translated from the coding sequence ATGGTGACTGGGCCGAGCGACGAGCGAGGGCAGTTGCTGTTGGTCGGTGCAGTCGCGATCGCGCTCGTGGTCGTCGGCGGCGTCGTCTTGCTCAACGGTATGAAGTACACTGATACGGTCGGCACGTCGGGTACCGACGACGCGATTTCCGATTCGGAACGGACCGTCGAGATGGCCGAATCCGACCTTGACGGGCTGGTCGACCGTGTGGGTAGCGATACGTCGCTTCTCACCTTCGAGGAGCATCTCCAGCGGAACGTCTCCCAACTGAGCCGCGTTTACACGCGGCTGGCCGCTGACCGGCGATCAGCGTACCTCAACATCTCCGTGAACACGACCGCGTCCGGAAGCGGCTGGTTGTTGAATCAGTCTACTGAGGGACAGTTCGAAGGCGAGGACGGTGCCCAGAACTGGACTGTCGTTTCCGATGCTACCGTTACCGAGCCGTTTCGGATCATCGTAGACGAGTGGCCGGACGCGACGGGGAACGGTTCCGACGCCAAAGAAAGCCCGTTGTATATCAATGTGACCGACGACAATGGTCACTGGTGGTCGCTCAAACTGAACGATTCTGGAGGGGGATCTGCTGAGGGGAAACAGGTGTCCGTTTACACGGATCGAGGACTCCAGGAGGCCTACCGAGAAGACGACGTGTCGTGGATCGGCGACGACGGTCCATACGAGATCGACGTGACAGCGGGCCGGATCGACACAGCAGCGACAGCGGAACCGGTGACCGGGCTGTGGACGTTCGCTGCAAACGTCTCAACACCGTACGATATCTCCTTCCGGGACGGGTTCCCGGGAAGTGGCGAAGGCGGTGGTGAAAAAAGTGCGACGGGCCGGTACCGGATCGCAACGGACGGTGTGGCAGCCGCTGAGATACCCGACAGCGTCAACGCGACCGAAATTCCAGTCTTCCATCCGGCGTTCGATATCTACTACCACCAGCCGGAAATCCAGTATACCCGGACGATATCCGTCACGTACCATCCGGGAGGGGATGTGGAATGA
- a CDS encoding DUF7266 family protein, with amino-acid sequence MTDRRFHGDTRAASIAITHALTLGITALLITTLLFSTGSMLDQQKERVIRAGLLDVGDSVVTELHEIDRTVANGNVSSDVNTTVTYPDRVGGVVYTVRLSVASDGTVTLYANSSNPNYDMSVPTKLGNTTAVCEGYKSSGEIRIYYDAGRECLTIGGVDR; translated from the coding sequence ATGACTGATCGGCGATTTCACGGGGACACGCGAGCGGCATCGATCGCGATCACACACGCGCTCACCCTCGGTATCACGGCGTTGTTGATCACGACCCTGCTTTTCAGCACTGGATCGATGCTCGACCAGCAAAAAGAGCGTGTCATCCGTGCCGGCCTGCTCGATGTCGGCGATAGCGTCGTCACTGAACTCCACGAGATCGATCGAACCGTCGCGAACGGAAACGTTTCGAGTGACGTGAACACGACAGTCACGTATCCCGACCGCGTCGGAGGGGTCGTCTATACGGTCCGGCTGTCAGTCGCGTCGGACGGGACAGTCACTCTGTATGCCAACTCTTCGAACCCGAACTACGATATGTCGGTTCCGACCAAACTCGGCAATACCACTGCAGTCTGTGAAGGGTACAAAAGCAGCGGTGAGATACGGATCTACTATGACGCCGGTCGGGAATGTCTGACTATCGGGGGTGTGGATCGATGA
- a CDS encoding DUF7289 family protein translates to MTDERGVSDLVAFVLTFGIIILSVSTVYMLGFDSLEEVRDDEQIRSVDRTMEGVSETLADIHREDAPSRSVAVGLDGGTISVVEESQVRVIIETPNETMTRSIDVGALVLTPNDNAEMVYEGGIAYRTQGDGQFVLSDPAISCDGRTAVVDISKVTGQLSISAPGTVELSGRHTSERALYPVAGQWRNNATAVEIEIDDTRNPDAWRQYFETSPDGWTETGDGYRCSGLDGVSVRTTTITLDVVY, encoded by the coding sequence ATGACTGACGAACGTGGCGTCTCCGATCTCGTGGCCTTCGTCCTGACGTTCGGGATCATCATTCTGTCCGTCAGCACGGTGTACATGCTCGGATTCGACAGTCTCGAAGAAGTCCGTGACGACGAGCAGATCCGGAGCGTCGATCGGACGATGGAAGGTGTGTCCGAAACACTCGCAGACATCCATCGAGAAGACGCGCCGAGCCGATCGGTCGCGGTCGGTCTCGACGGCGGCACGATTTCGGTCGTCGAGGAGTCACAGGTGAGAGTCATCATCGAGACGCCGAACGAGACGATGACGCGATCCATCGACGTCGGGGCACTCGTTCTCACCCCGAACGACAACGCCGAGATGGTGTATGAAGGTGGAATCGCATACCGAACCCAGGGCGACGGGCAGTTCGTCCTGTCGGATCCGGCGATATCGTGTGATGGTCGGACCGCAGTCGTCGACATATCGAAGGTGACGGGTCAGCTCAGTATCTCCGCGCCCGGCACGGTCGAGTTGTCGGGGCGGCATACCTCGGAGCGTGCGCTGTACCCGGTTGCTGGCCAATGGCGGAATAACGCGACCGCCGTCGAAATCGAAATCGACGACACCCGCAATCCCGATGCCTGGCGGCAGTACTTCGAGACGAGTCCCGACGGCTGGACAGAAACGGGCGATGGGTACCGGTGTAGCGGCCTCGATGGGGTATCCGTGCGGACGACGACGATCACGCTCGACGTGGTCTACTGA